aaagaaaaaaagaaaaaagagcaaGGCATGTAATTAATTTAGATTCTTTTTATATCGTTGAGGGAGgaagaataataatttgaGCAACCGCTGTATTTGTGAGAATCAGAAGCATTAGGAAATTGGAAGAAACATTGACGACCTTAACAAATTGCTAGATTTTCTTGTCAATGTGGTTTTGAGAGTGTCTATTAGTTCATCTCCTCAGGAGCCTCATAAAAACCCGTTTCATTCTattcttgatatatatatatatatatatatatatctcatgaATGACGTGAACAGCTTCTTGTTATGCAAATGCTTATTCACGATTTATTCAGGAGAGAAAAACCAAGAAAATGGATAAAGTAAATTTTGCTCCATTTACTTTACACCCATAAACAAATACAATGATAAAATATCATCTAAAAGAGGGTGACAATTTCCGGAAACTTTACACTTAAgataaaaatgaataattagtcatgataaaataaaattctataaaaaagaaaagagtacAAAAATCCCAAAGGCATTCATTTATTGCCAGCTGAGGTCCCCACGTGAGGGTAAATCGGTAATTACACCCCACGGTAATGGACAAACGAAACATACTAGAAAACATTATTTTGGTTTTGCAAAGGAGCAAAAGAGGGCTTAATTAGGTCCCACGGGAGCTTCCCTAAAGGAAAACACTTTGGAAACATCTTCAAGTGCAACAATACCAAAATACTTGGCTCCGGCCAAGCCAAAGAAATCGACTCGGTATTTTGGCCGGGCGACTCGTTCTTGGACGTTTGAGGGGGATGACTGCTCAATTCATGCACCCTGGGTACAGCGACTAGGATAGCAACATAAGTATAACCCGCCAGAGATGATTTGCCTCCCGATATGGCCTTTTTTGTCATTTCATTTTGCTTCccttttttctcttattattagttaaatattacataatagtcaaTAAATGAAATACGATCTCGTTTAATGAAAGAggcgataaaaaaaaacacacacaaaggaaaaagaaataaattaaaaagccTCAAGGCAATGTGGGGGAAAAACACAATAAATAAAGCTCAAAAGAACGAGTTATGGAGCCTTTGGGAGCATAGCAATAATCCTCTCTTTTGAGCTTTTCCCTTCTTCcttcctccctccctcctccctctctctctcttcgcactctttctctctttcttcatcCCCCCCTGAAATAGAGGAAACGCAGACACCAGAGCGAGTTGAATGTGCATACACAGCCCtctcccactctctctctttcttagCCAACGcagtcctctctctctctctctctctgtaattGAAGACTGAAACTTTGTTGCATCTCTCAGCATTATTATGTGCACTGCAGTACACCCAACAACATCAGAGACCATGTGTTTCTTCCTCTCTCATTTTCTGTgatctcccccccccccccggcgCAAAAAACAAAGCAACCCAGCCCAGctcctcccctcccctctcGTCCTCTGTTTTGAGCGTTCCTTGTAATTAAAGGGCCTCGCTTGCTCTGCCCTTTTAGCCTCTTGTGTTTGTCAGATCTATTTAGACCCCATTGCCACCTTTTTTCTCTCCTCTGTTTCTCCTCATTCACTGTGTCCCCCCCGCCTTTGTTTTAATCTGTTGCGTTCCATTTAAGTGGAGGAACCAGCTCAATGAGCAAAGAGGAGTTCTTGAAGATCCAggtactctctctctctatatctCTCTTTGTCTGTGTTCTCCCTCCTAGCAGTAGCACTCTCCATTTCATGGGTGCATTCTTGTATTTTGTCTTTCTGGTAAATCTCAGTTGTCTTTACTAATTTGTTTTGGTTTTGCTGGGGGGTTGCTTTCCTTTGCATGCAGACTTGTGTCCTTAAAGTGAACATTCACTGTGATGGATGTAAGCAGAAAGTGAAGAAAATCTTGCAGAAAATTGATGGTATACCTTCCCCTCTTCATTTCCTctggctctctctctcaagatttctgtattatatatatatatagatatagatataatcTTTACAGAATTATCTGACCAGCTAAATACCCTCCAATAAAATCAAGATCTTGGAATCCCTGGCACAATCTCATAATTTTCCTTAAAATTGCTAATTTTTCACTCACTCAGTTGGGATACGTCCAACTCTGTACACACCCATGAAAAGTAAgcgtatgtatatatatacgtatgtgtatatacatgtatggatttttccctttatttgGTACTTTATTTAGCCAGTGAACCTTGTGGGTTTGGACTATAGTtcataggtttttttttttttatctgttttcctCTCATCAGGAGTGTTTACAACTAAAATCGACTCGGAGCTCGGCAAGGTGATGGTGTCCGGTAACGTGGACCCGGCGATACTCATCAAGAAGCTTTCCAAAGCAGGCAAACATGCGGAGTTGTGGGGTGCTCCAAAGGCCAACAACAACCACCAAAACCTCAACAATCAATTCAAGAACCTCCAAATTGACAACCATGGCAAAGGAGGAggaaacaacaacaacaagaAGGGGCAGAACCAAaagggtggtggtggtggtggcggTGGCGGTGGCGGTGGGAACAACAACCAGCCTAAAGGTGGGGCCCCCCAGGGCCCAAATCAACTCCAACAGCTTCAGCAAATCAAGGGTTTCCAAGATCTGAAACTCCCTCAATTCAAGGACCTGAAGCTGCCGTCCAAGGACCAGGGTCACCCCGGCATCAACAACCAGAAGACCGCCAAGTTCGTGCCCGAGGAGGACTATGACTTTAGTGATGATGAGTTCGATGACTATGACGATGACGACGATGAGTTCGATGATGAGGATTTTGATGATGAGGATTTTGTTGACAACATGGGCAAGCCGCTGCCTTCTAACAACAAGATGAAGCCTCCGATGGGGAATGTCCCCGGGCAGGGGGGCATGCCTAACATGATGATGACGAATGGCATGATGGGTGGGAACCACCAGCAGCTGTTGAATGCCATGAAGGCTGCAAATGCTGCGAGTGCTGCTGCCAAGAAGGGTGGTGGTGGAGGCGGACCGGTGCCAATTCCAGCAGGCGGCGGCGGAAGCGGAAATGGGAATAATGGAGGGAAAAAGGGCGGTGGCGGTGGCGGTGGAAATGGGaacaacaatggtggaaatCAAAATCAAGGAGGCGGCAAAGGTGGTGGTAAAAATGGTGGTGGGGGAGGCGGCTTCCCCAATGGTAATGGTGGTGCCATGCCTAATAACAAAAatggcggcggcggcggcggcggcggcggcggcggcagTGGTGGTATGCCAAATGCCAATGGTGGCAAGAAGGGtggtggaggtggtggcgGAGGTCCATCGGTGGGAGGTGGTATGCCCGGG
The sequence above is drawn from the Punica granatum isolate Tunisia-2019 chromosome 5, ASM765513v2, whole genome shotgun sequence genome and encodes:
- the LOC116208226 gene encoding heavy metal-associated isoprenylated plant protein 33, with translation MSKEEFLKIQTCVLKVNIHCDGCKQKVKKILQKIDGVFTTKIDSELGKVMVSGNVDPAILIKKLSKAGKHAELWGAPKANNNHQNLNNQFKNLQIDNHGKGGGNNNNKKGQNQKGGGGGGGGGGGGNNNQPKGGAPQGPNQLQQLQQIKGFQDLKLPQFKDLKLPSKDQGHPGINNQKTAKFVPEEDYDFSDDEFDDYDDDDDEFDDEDFDDEDFVDNMGKPLPSNNKMKPPMGNVPGQGGMPNMMMTNGMMGGNHQQLLNAMKAANAASAAAKKGGGGGGPVPIPAGGGGSGNGNNGGKKGGGGGGGNGNNNGGNQNQGGGKGGGKNGGGGGGFPNGNGGAMPNNKNGGGGGGGGGGGSGGMPNANGGKKGGGGGGGGPSVGGGMPGVGGPNGMMNGMGGMGVPMSQMAGMPAGQMGNFQAVQGLPASSMGGGGGGDGYFQGAGPNAMPGNPYHQQQQQQQQQQQQQYLAAVMNQQRAMGNERFQPLMYARPPPAVNYMPPHPNPNPYPYPYPYPYPPQHGDPYTSYFSDENTSSCNVM